The following DNA comes from Mycobacterium sp. MS1601.
GACGACCCACGGTTTCTCGACACTGCGATCCGCCACGCGCAACGGCACATCGAATTCTGCGTCCGCGAGGATAATTCGGTCTGTCAATCTGCGCAGTTCGACGAATCGAACGGCGCTCTGTTGCAGCGGTACACACACAAGGGCATGACAGACGACAGCACCTGGGGCCGGGCACAGGCCTGGGCAATGTTGGCATACGCCCAGGCAGCCCAGTGGGCGTCAGCGTCTTTCCTACCGATCGCGGTCAGCGTGGCCGATTGGTGGATGGACCGCACGCCAGATGTGCCGATAGTGTCGTGGGATTTCGACGCCGGTAGCGGACCAGATATTCCGATCGATACGTCCGCCACCGCTATTGCGGCAGCCGCTCTGCTCAAGCTCGCCCGACTGGTCCCTGACCGGCCGGACTTCCGGGACAGGGCGGTCGCCCACGTAGACGCGCTGGTCGAACACCTCACGCCGACGGGTCCGAAGGACGGCAGACCGGCAGGTATCCTCACCCACGGATGTTTTGACAAACGCAGGGACTTCGCCACCAGCAATGAATTGATTTGGGGCGATTACTTCTTGCTCGAGTGCCTGCTCAGCCTGGACGGCCGGGTCGATAATCTGAAATTATGACCCAGTTGACATGAACGGATGTTCAGTGCCGGGGAATCGAGGAACGCCGGTGTTCGAAACCACAGGTATCGCAGCCCACGAGTTCAAGCATTCGGGCGTCAGCACCTCCACCTTGGACGCGCTGGGAATCATGCATCCCGAACTGCTCGTGTTGACGGACGAATCGGCTGCCATGACATTGGCGGGCCAGCGCATCCGGGAGATCGGCGACTTCGACATGTCGCTGGTCGGCCGCATCGAATTCGGTGGGGCGATGGTGCACCGAAACTGGCAGGGGACAAAGAGCAAGGCTTTGCACCGTCTGGTGGTGCCGGAAGGCGTCGGCCTCGGCGGAAAGAGTATCTTGCTCCGCAAGCCGGTATGGGTCAGGGACTACCTCTCGGACACCGGGATCACGCATGATTTCGACGAGCTCGTGGCGCAGGAGTCACTCCGTGGCATGCTGGCGGTGCCCATGATCTACGAAGATCGGGTGCTAGGCGCCGTGTACGTGGGGACCCGAGAATATTCGTCTTTTGGTGATCGGGTTATCGCCGAGATCGAATCGACGGCCGCCACTGCCGCCGTCACCATCGTCAGTGCTGCGCGCGTGGCTGCTCAGACCGAACTGGCGGTCGAGGCCGAGCGCAATCGACTCGCCGAAGCCCTGCACGATTCGGTCAGCCCGGTCCTGTTCCGGATCGGTGCCGAGTTACAGAGTCTGCGGGCGATTGCTGACACCCAGGCAATCCACGATCGGCTGCAGGACATCACCGTTCAAGTGCATGCCGTCAACGCTTCGATTCGCAGATCGCTGACGGACCTGAGCTCGCGTCCGCCTGAACGGGAACTGCCGGTGAGTATCGAGGAAGATTGCCAGGCTTTTGCGCTGCGGACCGGTATCCCAGCCCGCTTTCTGCCTCTGACGGAATCCCCGGATCTGGACAGCAGCCGCGTAGACGCCCTGCAGCGCTTGGTGCGCGAGGCCCTTGTCAACATCGAGAAGCACGCCGATGCCTCCACAGTCGTGGTCAGCCTGTCAGTGCGTTTAGGCACGGTCACGGTCGTTGTCAGCGACGACGGCTGCGGCGTGGACCCGGCCGAAGACCGTTCGTGTAGCAGTCAATTGGGCCTCAGCTTGGCCATGGGACGGCTGGAAAGGCTTGGTGGCGGGGTGTCTGTCGTCAGCGACGAGGAGAGTGGGACCACCGTGCGCGGCTGGGTCCGCGTGATCGATAGCTCGGGTGCATGACCCAAGACTCGAGGACGATCCGCATCTTTGTCGTCGACGACCACCCCATCGTGCGCGGCGGAGTGGAACTCCTGGCCCGGCAGGACCCAGGACTCGAGGTGGTCGGAGGTGCGCTGAGCGGGGCGGAGGCCGTCGAGTTGGCCCGTAGCTTGCCGATCGACGTCATCCTGCTCGACCTGCGACTCCCCGACATCCCGGCCCCCGAACTGATCACACGATTGCGCCGGGTCGCACGACACGCGCGGATACTGCTGTTCACCGCGTTCGCTGATCATGGTGCCATCGACCTGTTGATGGAGGCGGGCGCGGACGGGTGCCTTGTCAAGGACATCAGCGGACAGGACTTCGCCACGGCGATCCACCGAGTGTCCAGTGGAATCCGGGTTGTGGACCCGAGGTTGGCTGGGTCGCGCAAAGCCGCGACATCGGAGGCTTTGCACCGGGCGGGTCTGACCCGTCGCGAGTACGAGGTATTGCGTTTTGCGGCAATGGGAAACAGTAATCCTGAGATTGCTCAGGAACTGTTACTCGCGCGCAACACCGTCAAGACCTATCTGCAGAGTGCGATGCAGAAGCTGAATGCACGCAACCGTGTCGAAGCAATCGCGCGTGCGCACGAACTCCGCTTGCTCTGAACGCATTTCGTCAGACGACGGTTCAAAGTACACCTCTCCACCTGGAGATGTTGTGTGGCCCGGATCACTCATATATTGCAAGCCACAGGAATCGCTGTGCACTCGTGGCAACGGAGGCCATATATGTTCAAAATGTCCGAAACGCAGAAGGTTGGCCTGGCCAGCGGGGTCGGTACAACCGTCGAATGGTACGACTTCTTCATCTACGGCACCGCGGCAGGACTGGTGTTCAACAAGATCTTCTTTCCTGAATTCGACTCTCTGATAGGAACTTTGCTCGCGTTCGCTACCTTCTCTGCTGCGTTCCTCGCACGCCCGGTCGGTGGCATCGTGTTCGGACACTTCGGAGATCGGATCGGACGCAAGTCGATGCTCGTCATCACGTTGACGATCATGGGACTGACCACACTGGCCATCGGACTGCTGCCGAGTTACGAGACCATCGGCGTAGCAGCGCCAATCATCCTGGTGACGCTGCGCTTCGTCCAAGGGTTCGCGCTGGGTGGTGAAATCGGCGGCGCAATCCTCATGGCCGTCGAACACGCGCCGGCCGACAAACGCGGTTTCTACGGCAGTTGGGTGCAGATGGGGGTTCCGGCCGGGTTGATCCTGGGCAATGCGGTATTCCTGATGATGGCCGGCCTCTCTACCGAACAGTTCGAGTCCTGGGGTTGGCGTGTTCCCTTCCTGATCGGCGGATTGTTTGTCGCCATAGGCCTTTTCGTGAGGCTGCAAGTCGGCGAGAGTCCGAACTTCGATCGCGTCAAGAATGATGCGAAGTTGGAGAAGCTTCCCATCCGCCTGGTGCTTCGGCAATACCCCCAGCAAGTCCTGCTGACGTGCGGCGCATACTTCGCTATCGGTGTGACCTTTTACGGTGCGACAGTGTTCGGCCTGAGTTATGGAGTGTCCCAGGTTGGTTTCACGCGCAACCAGATGCTGGCAATCGTGCTCGTCGCTATGGCGGTCACTTTTGTTGCGTTGCCCATGTTCGGCAAACTGTCGGACTCATATGGGCGCAAGCCGGTGTTCCTGACCGGCGTCTTTGCGATGCTCGGGTTCACCTTTCCGTGGTTCTGGATGGTCAATACGGGATCGTTCGGGTTGGCATTGATCGGATACGTGGTGTTCTGTGTCGCCTTTGCGACGTCTTACGGGCCGCTGGCTGCCTTCTTCGCCGAGGCATTCGACACGCGCATCCGATACACCGGGATCTCGTTCGGATACACGATCGGAACTCTTGCCTCCAGCGCGCCCGCGCCGATTGTTGCGACATACCTGCTCAATCGGACAGGTTCGTATGTCGCTGTGGCGCTGTTCATGGTCGTGATGTGCACCGTGTCCGTGGTGTGCGTGATCGCGATGCGAGAGACGTACCGGCACAACCTGCCTGACGGTGACGACGCCACGGAGAAAGACCGAATCTCGCCGATTTCCGGCTAACCGGCGCCTGCGGGGAATGCATCAGCTGGCGCGAAACGTCCTCGGGACCGCGCTCCCCCGGCTCAGGCTTCGAACTCATCGGCGTAAATGTCATCACCGCCCACAGGAAGGGATGTGTGAATCGCGATGCACCCACAACCATTCACCCCACGGGCTTGGTCAGGTCAGCGGAAATCCCGCGACTTCGAGGCAACTCGCATCGTCAGCTTCTCCATCCGGTCGGCCACCACGGTGACCGCGCCGGAGGCGTTCTGGACGATGCCACGGATCATCAGCGCCGACGCGGTCTGCGCCAACCGCCGATGCCGCCCCCACACCCCGGGTGAACACAGCACGTTCATCAACCCGGTCTCGTCCTCCAAACCCAGGAACGTCACCCCCTGCGCCGTGGCAGGTCGCTGCCGGTGCGTCACCGCACCGGCGATCAGGATGCGGGTGCCGTCGGGCACGTCCAGCAGTCGGTTGGCGGGCACCACGCCCAGAGCGTCCAGATCCTCCCGGAGGAACTGCGTCGGGAAACTGTCCGGGGAGACGCCGGTGGCCCAGACGTCGGAGGCGGCCAGTTCCACGTCACTCATGCCGGGCAGGGTGGGCACATGCGACGACGACCCCACTCCGGGCAATCGGTCGGGCCGCTCCGCCGCGGCCGCACCGGCCGCCCACAGCCCCTCTCGCCGGGTGATTCCGAAGCAGCCCAGCGCGCCTGCGGTGGCCAGCGCCTCGGTTTGTGGCACGGACAGCTGCACCCGGCCGGTGAGATCCAGCAGGGAACTGAAGGGCCCGTGTGCGTTTCGCTGATCGACGATCTTCTGCGCCAGGCCCTCACCGATGTGGCGGACCTCGCCGAGCCCGAGGCGCACCTCGGTGCCCGCATTCTCCAGCGTGGGGTGAGCCAGGCTGGCGTTGACGTCGGGGCCGTGGACCAGAACGCCGTGTCTGCGTGCGTCGGCCACCAGAGACTGCGACGAGTAGAACCCCATGGGCTGCGCCCGCAGCAGCGCCGCGCAGAACGCCGCCGGATGGTGCAGTTTCAGCCACGAGGAGTAGAACACCAGCGACGCGAAGCTCAGCGAATGACTCTCCGGGAAACCAAAATTGGCGAATGCCTCCAACTTTTCGTAAATGCGGTCAGCCAGCGGGCCGGTGATGCCGTGCAGCTGCTGCATGCCGTCGTAGAACCGGCCGCGCAGCCTGCGCATCTTCTCGGTGGAGCGTTTGGACCCCATGGCGCGACGCAGCTGGTCGGCCTCGGCGGCGGTGAAACCCGCGCAGTCGACGGCCAGCTGCATCAGCTGCTCCTGAAACAGCGGCACCCCCAACGTCTTCCGCAGAGCGGGCTCCATAGACGGATGGTCGTAGATCACCGGCTCGACACCGTTGCGGCGGTTGATGTACGGGTGCACCGAGTTGCCTTGGATGGGCCCGGGCCGGATCAGCGCCACTTCGACCACCAGGTCGTAGAAGACACGCGGTTTCAGCCGCGGCAGGGTGGCCATCTGCGCACGTGACTCCACCTGGAACACCCCGACGGAATCGGCTTTCTGCAGCATTTCGTAGACGGCCGGTTCGGACAGGTCCAAGGTGGCGAAGTCCACCTCGATGCCTTTGTGTTCCTCCAGCAGGTCCACGGCGTAGTGCATGGCCGAGAGCATGCCGAGGCCCAGCAGGTCGAACTTCACCAGACCTATTGCCGCACAGTCGTCTTTGTCCCACTGCAACACACTGCGGTTCTCCATGCGGGCCCATTCCACCGGGCATACGTCGGCAATGGGGCGGTCGCAGATCACCATGCCGCCGGAGTGGATGCCCATGTGCCGCGGCAGGTTCTTGATCTGCAGCGCGAGGTCGATCACCGGTTCCGGGATGCCGTCAACATCCGGAGAATCAGCCAACCCGTCCCACCGACTGATCTGCTTGCTCCAGGCGTCCTGCTGGCCCTGCGAAAAACCCAGTGCGCGTGCCATGTCACGGACGGCACTGCGCCCGCGGTAGGTGATGACGTTGGCCACCTGCGCGGCGTAGTCACGTCCGTACTTCTGGTAGACGTACTGAATGGCGTGTTCACGCAGGTCGGATTCGATGTCGATGTCGATATCGGGTGGCCCGTCGCGCGCCGGAGAGAGGAAACGCTCGAACAACAGATCGTTGGCAACAGGGTCGATGGCGGTGACCCCGAGGGCGTAGCAGACCGCGGAGTTGGCCGCCGACCCTCGGCCCTGGCACAGGATCTTGTTGTCGCGGCAGAACCGGGTGATGTCGTTGACCACCAGGAAATAGCCGGGGAAGTCCAGCCGGGAGATGATGTCGAGTTCGCGTTCGATCTGCGCGTATGCCCGCGGGGCGCCATCGCGTGGCCCGTATCGTCGCGCAGCGCCTTCCATGGCCAGCTCACGCAGGTAGCTGTCCTCGGTGTGCCCGTCCGGGACGTCGAAGGGTGGCAGCCGGGGGGCGATGAGCTGCAACCCGAAAGCGCACTGCTGCCCCAGTTCTGCTGCGGCGGTGATGCTTTCGGGATGTTGGGCGAACAGCCGGGCCATCTCGTCACCGGAACGCAGATGCGCCCCGCCCAGGGGGGCCAGCCAACCCGCTGCTTCATCGAGGGACTTGCGGGCGCGGATGGCTCCCATCGCCATGGCCAGCCTGCCACGCTCCGGCGCGGCGAAATGCGCTCCGGTGGTGGCCACCAGACCGACCCCGAACTTCGGCGCCAACGCCGCCAGGGCGGCATTGCGTTCATCGTCGCGCGGATGCCCGTGATGGGTCAGCTCCACACTGACCCGATGGGCCCCGAACCGGTCCACCAGGTCAGCCAGGGCTTTCTCGGCCTCCGCAGGTCCCCCCGTCGACAATGCCTGCTGCACATGACCTTTGCGACAACCGGTGAGGATGTGCCAGTGCCCGCCCGCCGCCTCGGTCAGGGCGTCGAAGTCGTACTGCGGTTTGCCCTTCTCACCACCGGCAAGGTGAGCGGCCGAGATGTGCCGCGACAGCCGGCGATAGCCCTCCGGCCCCCGTGCCAGCACCAGCAGGTGCGGCCCCGCGGGATCGGGCACCTCGGTGCGGGCGCCGTTGCCCAGAGACAGTTCGGCGCCGAAGACGGTCTGCATGTCCAGCTCGCGGGCGGCCTCAGCGAACCGCACCACGCCGTAGAGACCGTCGTGGTCGGTCAGCGCGATGGCCTGCAGGTCCAGGCGTGCGGCCTCCTCGACCAGTTCTTCGGGAGTGCTGGCGCCGTCGAGGAAGCTGTAGGCGGAATGGGTGTGCAGTTCGGCGAAGGGCACCCGGGAGCGGAGTCGCCGCTGCTCCCCCGGCTCGAACGCCACCCGTTTACTGGACCAGGCCGGACTGTCGCCGCCGTCTCCCGCAGGCTCCCCCAACGGCATGCCCGCACGACGCGGCTTGCTGTTGAGCACCCGCTCCATTTCGCCCCAGCTCGGAGGCCCGTTGTGCCAGCCCACCCGGAGAGTCTATAGAACAATTGTTCGAAGCACAGGTGGTGTCCGGGCACCCACACCTCAAGCTCGATCGACACCGCAGGCAAGGGTGGACTCGGCGTCGGCCTTCGCCGCGGCCAACGTGGCTCCCATGATGTGCGCAACGAACGGCCTGACCACCAGCCAGTAGAGCTGGAAGCGCCGCCGCGACCGAGCGTCGGTGATGACGGTGCGGCACTCGTAACTGAGCAGCGTGCGCTGATTTCCGTAAGGCCGCACCGACAGATTGGCGACGATCTTGCCCCACCCCGGCTCGTCGAAGGCGGCGAACTCCTCACGCGGCACATCACGCCACTCGATCACCGGCGTCCAGAACCGACCCACCGCCCCGAAGGCGATCTCCCGCTCGTCGCGCCCCAGCACCAGCCAGCCGGGCAGGCCGCCGTCGGCGATGACCAGTGACGGCGGTTGCAGCGGCGTCGTCCCGGTGAGTTTCGCAGGCAGCCCACGAATCCACATGGCAGCCACCAGCAGTGGTGTACGCACCGTCAGCAGGTCGAGACCGGCCGCCGCTTCCAGGGTGTGCGCCGGATCGGCGTCCACCACGGCATGCCGGACCAGGATCGCGTCGTAGCGCGGCTGTGTCGCTTCCACGATCATCATGCCTTCAGCGTGAGCCGACCACCGGTGCGGATCCAGTGCCGTTGGTCCCTGATCGGCGGGACCCAACGCCCTATCGACACCGTGCGCTCGGGGTCACCATTGAGACATGAGCGCTACGACGGTGAACATCGAACTGATCAAAAAGACCGTCGAACTCGCGGGCCGGGCACCGTCACTGCACAACAGTCAGCCCTGGCAGTGGGTGGTGGACGGCAACCGGTTGCGGTTGTATCTCGACCGCAGCCGCATCGTCCGCAACACCGACCGCGGCGGGCGTGAAGCATTGATCAGTTGTGGTGCGGCACTGGATCATCTGCAGGTGGCGGCCGCTGCGTCCGGGTGGCAGACATTCGTCGAGAGGTTCCCGGATCCCAACCGCCCCGAGCACCTGGCGTCGGTGGAATTCTGGCCGGCCGAGTTCGTGTCCGCGGCCACCAGGGCCCGGGCCGCGGCGATCTTGCACCGCCGCACCGACCGGCTCCCATTCCGGGCACCGGACGGGCTGAACGTGCTGATCCCCGTGCTCGAACACCTGCTGGATCCCGACGCCGTACGGCTGAGCGTTCTACCGGAGATCCTGCTGCCCCAACTGCTCGAGGCATCGGCACTCACCGAGGCCACGCGGCGACAAGACGCCGGCTATCAAACCGAACTGGACTGGTGGACGGCACCTTTCGAGCTGGATCAAGGAATTCCACCGGACTTGCTCAACGGCGTCACCGACAATGACCGGGTGCCGGCCAACCGCAACTTCCCGGCCAGCGCCCACCCGCCGCGTAGCCATGTGGACAGCGACGAGGCAGTGGTCCTGGTGTTGTCGACGCCCGAGGACACCCGTGCCGACGCACTGGCCTGCGGACAGGCCCTGTCGACTGTTTTGCTGGAATGCACCGCAGCCGGGTTGGCGACCTGCACGGTGACCCATGTGACCGAACTGCCTGCCGCCCGGTCGGTGGTGGCCGAGCTGATCGGACGTGCCGGCGTTCCACAGGTGCTGATCCGGGTGGGCCGGGCTGCCGAGCTCGACCTGCCCACCGAACTGACCCCACGACGCGAACTTCAGGACATCCTGCGGGCGCAGCGGTAGAGCACCGCCGAAGGCCGAGGCCGCGAGCCTCAGAAATGGAACCCGAGTTCGGCCGGCACTGCACTGCCGAACGCCAAGTCCGTCGGCATCAGCAGTTCCGCGGTGGCGCAGCGAATCCGGTTGGCGGCAGCAAGCTCCCGCACAGTATGTGTGCCCAGGTAGATACTGCCGAGGACATCCAGATTCATCTGCAGATCGAACGGCGCGTCGGTGGGCACACACTGGGCGTGCCCACCGGTGATGTCGACAGCGAACCGGCCACCGTCGCGGCGGAACCGGTCCACGACATCGATCACCACGTGCACGTCGGCCAGATACGTGCGGGCCTGCAGTGCGGCCGGAATGTCCATGATCCGCAGCCAGAGGGCATCGACCTGTGCGGTGGTCCTCACTTGGCGTGAGTCCACCAGCAGGTACGGCAGCGGATCGGCCGGATGGGTGTCGATGTGGACCTTCTCCATCAGGTCCAGACCCAGCAGGGTCCGCCAGAGCGCGGCGTGCGCCTGCGGTGTCACGGCCGTCATCGCCTCCACGCGCACCTCCATCGAGTCGCCGCGATGCACCCGGTACAGCGCACAACCGTCCGGATGCAGCAGCGCGTACCAGGCACTGCCCCCGTTGCGGTCGGCTTCCCGGTCGGCCAGCAGGTCATCCCAGAGCGCCGGTGGGCAGGCCAACCCGCCAGGAGTACGCAGGCGCCAGCGCTCGTAGATCTCCATCATCTGGTCGCGGTGCTCACCGGCGGCGATCAGGCGGACGCCGCCGACATCGGGGGCGTCGTCGTGGAACACCGCAAAGCGCCGCTGCACCGACAGGCTGCGTTCCACGGTGGCCGGGCCGTACTCGAAGCGGCCGTAGATACCGCCTTCACTGGCCGTGAGCCCGGCAATCGGATAACCGGCGTCGGCGATCCGTTGGTGCAGTTCGGTGTAGAGCGCTCGCAGCACGCCACGGCGCCGGTGCGTGGGCGCCACCGCTACCGCAGATACGCCGGCGACCGGCAACCGGGCACCGCCGGGCACCGTCATCTCCAGATCCAGGTAGAGGGCCGTGCCGATGACGTCGTCACCGTCGGTAACCACCACCGAGCCCTCGTCAGCTGCCATCACCTTCCACGGCGGCTGACTCTCTGGTGGTGTATGGACACCGAAACTGGTTGCGTCCAAACGCAACATCGACATACGGTCGTCCTCGGTGGCCGACCGCACTGACCACTGGCTCATTCAGCCCACAGTGCCATACCTTCCGGTGTAACCCAACCGATTAACTGCGTCCCGGAATGCACACACCCTGCTCGGCCACACAGTGATCGTCCAGTACTGCAACTCAGTCGGCACTGATGGTCTCACCACGAAAGAAGGCGGGGCTGCGGGAGCGCATGACCAGCATCAGGATTGCGCCGATCAGCAGTAACCCGAAGCCGAGGAAGAACACCAACCCGATACCGCCGATGGATGCGCCGCTGCCGTTGTCCGGGTTCATGCTCTCCTTGACGGAGATGACGAACACCGCCGCCAGGATCAACCCACCCAGCAGTGGGAACAGGAACTTGAACACGATGTTGTGCGCGCTGGAGAACAGTTCGCCACGGAAGTACCAGACACAGGCAAACGCCGTGATGCCGTAGTACCAGCAGATCATGATGCCCAGTGCGGCAATGGTGTCCAACAGCACCGACTCCGACAGCAGGCTCACCGCGGTGTAGAAGACGCCCGTGATCAGGCCTGCCACGGCGGTGCTGAAAGACGGCGTGAGAAACCGCGGGCTCACCTCGGAGAACTTCTTCGGGAAGGCGCCGTAGGCCCCCATCGCCAGCATTGCCCGGGCGGCGGGCAGGAAGGTGGTCTGCAGGCTGGCCACCGAGGAGGCGAACACCGCGAGGTACAGCACCAGGCCTCCGGTGTCACCCAGTACCGGGTCCGCCAACGCACCGAAGACATTGGCGCTGTTGTCCTCGTTGCCCAGACCGAGGCCGTCGGTACCGATGCCCGCGTACATCATCACCGCGACCGCGACCAACAGGTAGGTGATGAGAATCGAGACAACACAGAGTAATCCGGCCCTACCGGGCACCTTGGTCGGATCCTTGGACTCCTCCCCCAGTGTCAGGCAGGTGTCCCAGCCCCAGAACGCGAAGATCGACCCGGTGACGCCGATGACGAAGGCGCCCATGGCCAAACCGGTGAACGGGTTGAACCAGTCCAGGTCGAAACTCAGCCCGGCGGGCGCATCACCGGCGCCGACATGGGCGATAGCCACCACGGCGAAGGTGACCAGCACCACCATCTGAAAACCCACCAGTACGTACTGCACACGCTCACTGGTGGTGATACCCCGGCTGGCGATGAAGGTCGCCAGGCCCAGGAAGGCCAGTGTGCTGATGATGTTGACTGCCGTGTTGTAGGCCAGATCGGCGATGGATGGTTGGTCCACCAGTTCAGCGATGAACAGATAGAAGAACTCGACGGCGATGGCGGCCAGGTTGGACAGCACGATGATGGTCGCGATCACCATGCCCCATCCACACATCCAGCCGACGTATGGCCCGAATGCCTTGGTGGACCACGTGAATGACGCTCCGCAGTCCGGAGTGCGGGAGTTCAGCTCACGGTAGGCGTATGCGGTGAGGAACATCGGGATGAAGCCGGCGATGAAGATGGCGGGCATTTTAAGTCCCACCGCGGCAACGATCAGGCCGATGCTGGCGGTCAGCGTGTATCCCGGCGCCACGGACGAGATGCCCAGGATGGCACCGGAGAACGTGCCGACTTTGCCGGTGGCCAGTCCTTTGGACGAAACTACGGTGTCCTGGTCGGTCATGGCAGATCCTCCTCTCCGAATTGTTCGCGGGGTACGACGACCATAGGCACCTCGAGCACTCGCAGCATCTTGGCCGCCATGGACCCGAGGAACAGCCGCTTCGGTGCGCCGAGCCTGCTGGATCCCACCATGATCAGGTCTCCGTCACGCCAGTCGAGTTTGTTCACCGCCGCTTCCACCGACGGCCCTTCGACGATGGTGGACTCCACCGGAAACCCTTCGGGCAGTTCAGCTTTGGCGGCATCGAGGGTCTGGCGGGCATGGGCGATCGCCCGTTCGCGCACCGAGACCGGATCAGCACGTAACGAGCCGAACACCGGATCCAGCGCCACCAGCGACACCAGCCGCAACGGGGTGCCTGCTGCCGCACTGGCCCGGACCGCGGTACTCAGCAGTAGATCCGCACCCTGGCGGCGACCGAGCGCGCAGGTGACCTCCCTGACCTTCTCGATCTTCGAATGCCGGGTGCCTCGCGGGGCCAACGCCAACGGCACCGGGGCCGAGTGCAGCAACTCACCGGTGACCGACCCGATCGAATAGCGACCAATCAGACCGTCGCCGGCGGCGCCGACGACGATCGCCTCGGCACCGAGGCGCGCCGACTCCTCGATCAGCCCCTCGGCGAAGGATTCTCCGAAGCTGACGTGGGTGGCGACCTCCACGTCATCGGGCACCGTGGCCGCCGCGGCGTCCAGCCACTGTTGCGCCTGCTCGGCCAGGAACTGGTCATATCCGCGGTCCGGCGGCACCACCATGCACAGGTCCAGCGCGGCGCCGAGAGTGCGGGCCAGCCGCACCCCCAACGCCAGGCCGTCATCCCCGCTGGGAGTGGCCAGGTAACCGACGATGAGCCTCATGCGGATCATCCTGCCGGATGAGGGTGTCTTCGATGACGGGATTCACGCCTCGAAGCTGGCGACTCCGTCTTCGAGTACCAACCGGGCACCGGAGCCGTCGGGGGCAGCTGCTTCAGTGGTGAACACCGCCTGCCCAGGACCGGTGCGCCAGATCGATGTCGTGAGTGTCTCCCCCGGGAACACCGGCGAGGTGAACCGAGCCGACATGTCGGTGACGCGTGCGGCGTCCCCACCACCGAGATCGGCGACCAGTGCGCGTCCGGCGAACCCGTAGGTGCACAGCCCGTGCAGGATCGGCTTGGGGAACCCGGCCAGATTCTGGGCGAACCACGGGTCGCTGTGCAGCGGATTGCGGTCACCTGAGAGCCGGTAGATCAGCGCCTGATCCTCCCGGGTGCGCATGGCAGTGCGCGAATCCGCTTCACGCGCGGGCACTTCCGGAGCTGCTGGACGGCTGCCGGGCTCACCGCCGAAACCGCCTGCCCCGCGGATGACGAACGTGGCCAGAGTCTCCACCACCACCTCGTCGGTCTTGGGGTCGGTACCCCGGGCCCGCAGCATGACGATGGCGTTCTTGCCTTCACCCTTGTCCTGCAGGTCTGCGACCTCGGATTCCACCACCAGCT
Coding sequences within:
- a CDS encoding universal stress protein, whose protein sequence is MRLIVGYLATPSGDDGLALGVRLARTLGAALDLCMVVPPDRGYDQFLAEQAQQWLDAAAATVPDDVEVATHVSFGESFAEGLIEESARLGAEAIVVGAAGDGLIGRYSIGSVTGELLHSAPVPLALAPRGTRHSKIEKVREVTCALGRRQGADLLLSTAVRASAAAGTPLRLVSLVALDPVFGSLRADPVSVRERAIAHARQTLDAAKAELPEGFPVESTIVEGPSVEAAVNKLDWRDGDLIMVGSSRLGAPKRLFLGSMAAKMLRVLEVPMVVVPREQFGEEDLP
- a CDS encoding MaoC/PaaZ C-terminal domain-containing protein encodes the protein MTIDPTAIGAKADPYTFEWTDRDTMLYALGVGCGTTDLAFTTDNSHDITQQVLPTYAVIACIGFPAIGKIGEFNFGMLLHGSQQIHLAKPLPAAGKLVVESEVADLQDKGEGKNAIVMLRARGTDPKTDEVVVETLATFVIRGAGGFGGEPGSRPAAPEVPAREADSRTAMRTREDQALIYRLSGDRNPLHSDPWFAQNLAGFPKPILHGLCTYGFAGRALVADLGGGDAARVTDMSARFTSPVFPGETLTTSIWRTGPGQAVFTTEAAAPDGSGARLVLEDGVASFEA